A region from the Thermanaeromonas toyohensis ToBE genome encodes:
- a CDS encoding tripartite tricarboxylate transporter permease — protein sequence MASLFLTVLLKMLTLKNLSVMVLGILAGLLVGALPGFQANMGLALLLPLTYALEPDTALIMLVSLFAAAIYGGSITAILFHTPGTTASAATAIEGFELTKQGKAATALRIATWCSAIGGLVGAFLLLFISPPLSLISLKFGPPEYFLIAVFGLITIASIASGPLLVKGLIAGAAGLLLGTVGMDLDSGYPRFTFGFFPLHSGIPFVPAVIGLFALSQVLLMVEEGSTRIVSEVAIEEKWKFFPTLAELREVKNAILRALGIGLVIGILPGAGADVAAWVSYHEAKRISKHPEKFGHGALDGIAAAEVAKNTECGGAMIPLLTLGIPGSTSAAILLGALIMHGLVPGRELFTKYGEITYTVILGFIFANFWMAVIGMAVSRYIAKLTSLNTGILAPLIITLTVVGSYALGNSMYDVWVMVIFGLLGYLMRKHGFHPAAMALGLILGPMAEKGFRQSLILSQGSLAAYYFTRPISVILIILIVATLVAPFLMSRRTSKVNPSAEDS from the coding sequence TTGGCCTCCTTATTCCTGACTGTCCTACTAAAAATGCTCACTCTAAAAAATCTATCAGTTATGGTACTCGGTATATTAGCCGGCCTGTTGGTGGGAGCCCTTCCTGGGTTTCAAGCTAACATGGGTCTAGCCCTTCTCCTCCCCCTTACCTATGCTTTAGAACCCGATACAGCCCTTATCATGTTAGTATCTCTCTTTGCTGCCGCTATCTATGGAGGAAGTATAACAGCTATCCTCTTTCATACCCCTGGTACAACCGCCTCAGCAGCAACGGCTATAGAAGGATTTGAGCTGACTAAACAGGGAAAGGCAGCCACAGCTTTACGTATAGCTACCTGGTGTTCGGCCATCGGGGGACTGGTAGGAGCTTTCCTACTTCTATTTATTTCGCCTCCTTTATCCCTTATTTCTTTAAAATTTGGGCCACCGGAATATTTTCTTATAGCCGTATTCGGTTTAATAACTATAGCTAGTATAGCTTCAGGGCCCCTCTTGGTTAAAGGGCTTATTGCTGGAGCCGCGGGTTTGCTTCTGGGTACGGTAGGGATGGATCTAGATTCCGGTTATCCCCGCTTCACCTTTGGCTTCTTCCCCTTACATTCAGGGATCCCCTTTGTCCCCGCCGTTATCGGGCTCTTCGCCCTCTCGCAAGTCCTGCTAATGGTAGAAGAAGGGTCTACTCGCATAGTCTCCGAAGTTGCTATTGAAGAAAAGTGGAAGTTCTTCCCCACCCTGGCCGAATTAAGAGAAGTAAAAAACGCCATCCTTAGAGCTCTAGGGATAGGGTTAGTGATAGGCATCTTACCTGGTGCAGGAGCCGACGTAGCTGCCTGGGTGAGCTACCATGAGGCCAAGCGCATCTCTAAGCATCCGGAAAAGTTCGGCCATGGAGCCCTCGATGGCATTGCGGCGGCCGAAGTAGCCAAAAACACAGAATGTGGGGGAGCGATGATACCTTTATTGACATTGGGTATCCCGGGAAGCACCTCTGCTGCCATCCTGCTGGGGGCCTTGATTATGCATGGGCTAGTACCCGGCCGAGAGTTATTCACCAAATACGGAGAAATCACCTATACAGTTATTCTGGGATTCATTTTTGCTAATTTCTGGATGGCAGTCATAGGTATGGCTGTATCCCGATATATAGCCAAGCTGACCAGCCTAAACACAGGAATACTAGCTCCCCTCATTATCACCCTAACGGTGGTAGGCTCCTACGCCCTAGGAAATAGTATGTATGATGTATGGGTTATGGTTATCTTTGGTCTTCTCGGTTATCTCATGAGAAAACATGGGTTCCACCCCGCAGCCATGGCTTTAGGCCTCATCCTAGGACCTATGGCTGAAAAAGGTTTCCGCCAATCCTTGATCTTATCCCAGGGCTCCCTAGCAGCCTATTACTTTACACGACCAATCAGTGTAATCTTGATAATTTTAATCGTCGCCACCTTGGTCGCTCCTTTTTTAATGAGCCGAAGGACTTCCAAGGTAAACCCGTCAGCGGAAGATTCTTAG
- a CDS encoding tripartite tricarboxylate transporter TctB family protein, translated as MSTDRIIALVLITLSLALYRISLGFPEGANVFPQFALGAIIFLAVIMLIMDLRKREPFRPQSKKPGWIRPYIIYVLTLLYIVSITVVGFFITTTAFIIGVMFYLGLRNVSSYVIALTVIISFYYFLFVRVLHVPFPKGLIF; from the coding sequence ATGAGTACTGACCGGATTATCGCTCTTGTACTTATTACCCTTAGCCTAGCTCTTTACCGGATAAGTCTTGGGTTTCCAGAAGGAGCAAATGTGTTTCCCCAATTCGCCCTAGGAGCCATTATCTTTTTAGCGGTAATAATGCTTATCATGGATCTAAGAAAGCGCGAACCTTTTAGACCCCAGAGTAAAAAGCCGGGATGGATACGACCTTATATTATCTATGTTTTAACTCTCTTATATATTGTAAGCATTACAGTCGTAGGCTTTTTTATAACTACTACTGCTTTCATAATAGGGGTAATGTTTTATCTCGGCCTCCGTAATGTATCTAGTTATGTTATCGCTTTAACAGTTATTATATCGTTCTATTACTTCCTTTTCGTAAGGGTACTCCATGTTCCCTTCCCTAAAGGATTAATATTCTAA
- a CDS encoding tripartite tricarboxylate transporter substrate binding protein, which yields MKVFRYKKGIVLLLIGLFLLALVLAGCSGKPQSPSTGQGAKEEKPTVKFPEKPLTLIVAYGAGGGTDITARLLAAHLEKELGQPVNVINVTGGGGWNGWSQLAHSKPDGYTIGYINVPNIFPGYLDPKVKRPENLESFAVIMNHVTDPCIWAVKGDSKYKSLQELLDDAKKNPEKISFAAHGVGGDDHLALLQVEKVTGAKFKVVHNDSTSISITQVLGGHVQVLGANVSEVFNQHKKGELRVLGVMAEKRSEFLPDVPTFKEQGLNVIMSVSRGIAAPAGTPKEILDILTSALDKATKNPEHIAKAKELGLALDPIKGEDYKKFLKAEEQRIKELMGW from the coding sequence ATGAAAGTTTTTCGGTATAAAAAAGGAATAGTATTGCTACTTATAGGGTTATTCCTTTTAGCTTTAGTACTTGCTGGCTGTAGTGGAAAACCTCAATCTCCATCCACTGGCCAGGGGGCTAAAGAAGAAAAGCCAACAGTTAAATTCCCTGAAAAACCCCTTACTTTGATTGTAGCCTACGGAGCTGGCGGGGGTACAGACATTACCGCCCGTCTCTTGGCTGCCCACTTGGAGAAAGAATTAGGACAACCTGTCAACGTCATTAATGTCACTGGTGGTGGGGGATGGAACGGCTGGAGCCAATTGGCCCATTCTAAACCGGATGGTTATACTATAGGCTATATTAATGTTCCCAACATATTTCCAGGATATCTAGATCCTAAAGTAAAAAGGCCGGAAAATCTAGAGAGCTTTGCCGTGATCATGAATCATGTAACAGATCCGTGCATCTGGGCTGTTAAAGGTGACAGCAAATATAAATCCCTGCAAGAACTCCTCGATGATGCCAAAAAGAATCCAGAAAAGATCAGCTTCGCTGCCCACGGAGTAGGTGGTGATGACCACTTAGCCTTGCTCCAAGTAGAAAAGGTTACTGGAGCTAAATTTAAGGTAGTACACAATGATAGTACCAGTATAAGCATTACCCAGGTATTAGGAGGTCATGTACAGGTCTTAGGGGCTAATGTAAGCGAGGTTTTTAACCAGCACAAGAAAGGCGAGCTGCGGGTGCTGGGAGTCATGGCTGAAAAAAGGTCAGAATTCTTGCCTGACGTTCCTACCTTTAAAGAACAAGGGTTAAATGTAATAATGTCAGTATCCCGTGGTATCGCAGCGCCGGCAGGAACACCTAAAGAGATCTTAGATATACTAACATCGGCCCTAGATAAAGCTACTAAAAACCCCGAACATATAGCCAAAGCTAAAGAACTAGGTTTGGCCTTGGACCCCATCAAAGGGGAAGATTATAAAAAGTTCCTTAAAGCAGAAGAGCAAAGGATTAAGGAGCTTATGGGTTGGTAA
- a CDS encoding LeuA family protein — MNLEHGPWKTDTYWVSHYQFLPEVREGLRLPSQVTFHDSTLRDGEQAPGIVFSPEDKAEIAKMLDAAGIQYIEAGFPMVSKADREAVEQIVALGLKAKITCLCRARAEDIEVAAATGVWGAILEVPVSYVRLKYQFGWEEEEVINKFLAAATLAREKGLVPYLFMIDSTRADLPFLERLITRATKEAAIERISLVDTAGCITPRGMFYLTTQVRQWTDASIEVHCHNDFGLGVANSLAAIEAGASSIAATLNGLGQRAGNAALEEVAWCVEALYGIPTGLDFAKLYEAAVKVQELSRWSFPPNKPVVGRNLFTWEAGLPVAALRRNPHTVEPFQPEIFGRKHEIELGKKCGKANIEWKLEELGLKVPDASIVERLVERVKEEAVKLKRSLDDGEFIKLYNEIMQG; from the coding sequence ATGAACCTAGAGCACGGTCCTTGGAAAACAGATACTTACTGGGTTAGTCATTACCAGTTCTTACCGGAAGTTCGAGAAGGATTAAGGCTTCCTTCTCAAGTAACCTTCCACGACTCCACCTTACGAGACGGAGAGCAGGCACCAGGCATAGTCTTCTCTCCGGAGGATAAAGCAGAAATCGCTAAGATGTTAGATGCGGCCGGAATACAGTATATTGAAGCCGGGTTTCCCATGGTCTCTAAGGCCGACCGGGAAGCGGTGGAACAAATAGTAGCCCTTGGTCTTAAAGCTAAAATCACTTGCCTGTGTCGCGCGCGGGCCGAAGACATCGAGGTGGCTGCTGCTACCGGAGTCTGGGGTGCCATACTAGAAGTCCCTGTAAGCTATGTCCGCCTAAAATACCAGTTCGGCTGGGAGGAAGAAGAAGTAATTAATAAATTTTTGGCAGCGGCCACCTTAGCCAGGGAAAAAGGCTTAGTTCCTTATCTATTCATGATTGACTCCACGCGCGCTGACCTCCCCTTTCTTGAACGCTTGATTACCAGAGCCACTAAAGAAGCAGCTATAGAACGGATCTCCCTGGTAGATACAGCGGGCTGTATAACCCCGCGGGGCATGTTTTACTTAACAACCCAGGTACGCCAGTGGACAGATGCAAGTATAGAAGTCCATTGCCACAATGACTTTGGTTTAGGGGTAGCCAACTCCCTGGCAGCGATAGAAGCCGGGGCCAGCAGCATAGCTGCTACATTAAACGGCTTGGGCCAGCGTGCAGGCAACGCAGCCCTTGAAGAGGTGGCCTGGTGCGTAGAAGCCCTCTACGGTATCCCGACGGGCCTAGATTTTGCCAAGCTTTATGAAGCTGCTGTAAAGGTACAAGAGCTTTCCCGTTGGTCCTTCCCGCCCAACAAACCTGTGGTGGGAAGAAACCTCTTCACCTGGGAGGCGGGGCTCCCCGTAGCGGCCTTAAGGCGCAATCCCCACACGGTGGAGCCCTTCCAGCCGGAAATTTTTGGCCGGAAACACGAAATCGAACTGGGTAAGAAATGTGGCAAGGCCAACATTGAATGGAAGCTGGAGGAACTTGGCTTAAAAGTCCCAGATGCCTCAATAGTTGAGAGGTTGGTAGAACGGGTAAAAGAAGAAGCAGTTAAACTTAAGCGGAGCTTAGACGATGGAGAGTTTATAAAGCTATATAACGAAATAATGCAAGGTTAA
- a CDS encoding pyridoxal phosphate-dependent aminotransferase, which translates to MAVNPLYTNLGPATRFLAERFQHIPVTERSQMISMAKGIPNLINLGRGDPDLSTPPHIIAAAKKAMDEGKTHYTDWAGIPELREAIAAKLRKENGLDVDPSEVLVTVGGQEAVFLLMFSLINPGDEVIVPEPRYTPYDTAIQVAGGKMVPLITRPENEFQIIPREVEKLITPRTRALLVISPNNPTGAVMPKERLEELAEIAIRHDLIVISDEIYEKLTYDGFKHWSIGSFPGMKERTFTVNGFSKAYSMTGWRVGYVAGPREVIAAMIQLKYAVSICTSSISQEAALAAITGPQDCVIETARIYNERRLAVMQRLDQLGIPYVVPRGAFYIFPDIRKFGLTSFDFCRFILEKAQVLLFPGTAFGEAGEGFVRISLLAPVEQIHQAFDRIEKALSVL; encoded by the coding sequence ATGGCTGTTAATCCCTTGTATACTAACTTAGGACCTGCTACCCGCTTTCTAGCGGAAAGATTCCAGCATATACCTGTAACTGAACGTAGCCAGATGATCTCTATGGCCAAGGGCATCCCTAATCTCATCAACTTGGGAAGAGGGGATCCTGACCTCTCTACACCCCCCCATATAATCGCTGCAGCCAAAAAGGCCATGGATGAAGGCAAAACCCACTACACGGATTGGGCCGGTATACCCGAACTACGGGAGGCCATAGCGGCCAAGCTCCGGAAAGAGAACGGCTTAGATGTAGATCCTTCAGAGGTTTTAGTCACCGTTGGTGGCCAGGAAGCTGTATTTTTACTTATGTTTTCCCTTATTAATCCCGGAGATGAAGTTATCGTTCCCGAGCCCCGGTACACACCTTACGATACAGCTATACAAGTAGCAGGCGGTAAAATGGTGCCCCTGATCACCCGACCCGAAAACGAGTTCCAGATCATCCCCCGGGAGGTAGAAAAGCTTATAACTCCGCGTACCCGGGCTCTGCTGGTCATAAGCCCCAATAACCCCACCGGAGCCGTAATGCCCAAAGAAAGGTTGGAAGAATTGGCTGAGATAGCCATCCGCCATGATTTGATCGTTATCTCTGACGAGATATATGAAAAATTAACTTATGACGGTTTTAAACATTGGAGCATAGGATCCTTCCCAGGGATGAAGGAACGTACCTTCACAGTTAACGGCTTCTCCAAAGCTTATTCTATGACAGGATGGCGGGTGGGTTATGTAGCTGGGCCCCGGGAAGTAATAGCAGCTATGATCCAGCTTAAATATGCTGTTTCCATCTGTACCTCTTCCATCTCCCAGGAAGCAGCCCTAGCCGCTATAACCGGTCCTCAAGATTGTGTCATAGAGACGGCTCGTATTTATAACGAGCGGCGCCTAGCCGTCATGCAAAGGCTTGACCAATTGGGCATCCCGTATGTGGTACCTCGCGGTGCCTTCTATATCTTCCCCGACATCCGCAAATTCGGGTTAACCTCCTTTGATTTTTGCCGCTTTATTTTAGAGAAGGCGCAAGTATTGCTCTTCCCCGGCACCGCCTTCGGCGAAGCCGGCGAAGGCTTTGTCCGTATCTCACTTTTGGCACCTGTCGAGCAGATCCACCAGGCCTTCGACCGCATCGAAAAAGCTTTGAGTGTGCTCTAA
- a CDS encoding creatininase family protein has translation MNTEDKNLENRRYRLFDLTWVEVKEWLEKTDVVLVPIGSTEQHGPHLPTGIDSYAAYYVCLEAAKQAEVPVAPLIPVGYSPFHMRPHEPGTITLRDETLFNLMYDIGRSLIYHGFKKIVYVTGHTSNAPTLDKVVRAIRYDTGALAINYAADTEVFAELCQDLIEGKDQLPGWHGGEIETSGALLFCPELVHLERAKLSLPYNPPWLPEGSEKKSGSGFQFYFHGYPVRAPFDQWEYSECGIMGNPLLASREKGEKIYSRMIGILVEFLRQLKQIPVEVKKCDFPERV, from the coding sequence ATGAATACAGAAGACAAAAACCTAGAAAACAGAAGGTATCGCTTGTTTGATCTAACCTGGGTAGAAGTCAAAGAATGGTTAGAAAAAACAGATGTCGTTTTGGTGCCCATCGGCAGCACTGAACAACATGGGCCGCATCTGCCAACAGGGATCGATTCTTATGCTGCTTATTATGTTTGCCTGGAAGCGGCTAAACAGGCCGAAGTCCCGGTAGCACCCTTAATCCCTGTAGGCTATAGCCCCTTTCATATGCGCCCCCACGAACCCGGTACCATAACCCTGCGGGATGAAACCCTTTTTAACCTAATGTATGACATCGGCCGCAGTCTAATCTACCATGGGTTCAAAAAGATCGTCTATGTAACTGGGCATACCTCCAATGCCCCTACCTTGGACAAGGTGGTGCGCGCTATCAGATACGATACAGGGGCCCTGGCTATAAATTATGCCGCCGATACTGAAGTTTTTGCTGAATTATGCCAGGATCTGATTGAAGGTAAGGATCAGTTGCCCGGCTGGCATGGAGGTGAGATTGAGACCTCGGGTGCCCTCTTATTCTGCCCTGAGCTAGTACACTTGGAGAGAGCTAAATTAAGCCTTCCCTATAACCCCCCATGGTTGCCTGAAGGAAGCGAGAAAAAGTCAGGTTCCGGCTTCCAGTTTTATTTCCACGGTTATCCTGTGCGCGCTCCCTTCGATCAGTGGGAATATAGCGAATGCGGGATCATGGGTAACCCTTTGCTAGCCAGCCGTGAGAAGGGTGAAAAGATCTACAGCCGTATGATCGGGATTCTGGTCGAGTTCCTTCGCCAATTAAAGCAAATACCAGTAGAGGTTAAAAAGTGTGACTTCCCCGAAAGGGTTTAA
- a CDS encoding sigma 54-interacting transcriptional regulator encodes MGKPRTVVLVAKGERNRQVLGAQLNDLLRGRVEVRSLCVDVNFSPSLLEGDLIVVASEPIRRDLAPYFTGRSNVIVARRTIDLRNLHLLLKLPPYTKIMLVNDRRETAEEAISLLYSMGFTDYWFIPVYPGLENVPQVDIAVTPGEPQLVPSGVKQVVDLGCRIIDVTTLIEILLRLDLLDEKAHLLSARYLNYIIEISKKLVQSLKDNQELNLLLTTILDKVHDGVMAIDGSGKTFVYNRAAERFFRYPAKQVLGRRLQDIIPQISPEKPLRELKSEENVAEVYAGRRLLVNRTLLKGEDNQPQGVIITFNELDTLEKIERRLKAYPGATGYVAKYTFEDLRGEDPVFLECLEKAKHFASTDLPVLILGATGTGKELLAHAIHNASPRHSKPFIAVNCAALPKDLLESELFGYEEGAFTGARRGGRAGLFEQAKGGSIFLDEIGDLPFNLQAKLLRVLEQKEVMRLGAERVIPIDVRIIAATSKDLKEAVDHGEFRLDLYYRLNAFTVRLPSLKERRGDIPILLSYFLQKHGREFHNFFTSEALQALMHYPWPGNIRELRNTIEYLVTISCGRQVKVEDLPLEIREYYRTFTPPQEGDVKGGKATKFDFLAEVWQLYPQIKIDIALLEILAGSPEKPLGRQALVAALKNQGWEISEDIVRTRLKELASQKLVIIGKTRQGTRITWKGKRWLSQFRELG; translated from the coding sequence ATGGGTAAACCTAGGACTGTGGTATTAGTAGCGAAGGGTGAACGTAATAGGCAAGTTTTGGGTGCTCAGTTAAACGATTTATTACGGGGCAGGGTAGAAGTACGCTCATTATGTGTTGATGTTAATTTTTCTCCTTCTCTTCTAGAAGGGGATCTTATTGTAGTGGCCTCTGAACCCATAAGACGGGACTTGGCTCCTTATTTTACAGGCCGTTCTAATGTTATTGTGGCTCGTCGTACTATAGATTTACGGAACCTCCACTTGCTTTTGAAATTGCCACCTTATACTAAAATTATGCTGGTCAACGACCGTAGAGAAACGGCGGAAGAAGCCATCTCTCTCCTATATAGCATGGGGTTTACCGATTATTGGTTTATCCCAGTTTATCCCGGGCTAGAAAATGTTCCCCAAGTAGATATAGCTGTAACCCCGGGGGAGCCACAGTTGGTCCCTTCAGGCGTTAAACAGGTTGTCGATTTAGGTTGCCGTATAATTGATGTTACTACCCTTATAGAAATTCTCTTGCGCCTTGATTTGCTTGACGAGAAAGCCCACCTTCTATCTGCTCGGTACCTTAATTACATAATAGAGATAAGTAAAAAGCTTGTTCAGAGTTTAAAGGATAACCAGGAGTTAAACTTGCTTCTGACCACTATTCTAGACAAAGTTCATGATGGTGTTATGGCTATTGATGGGAGCGGCAAAACCTTCGTTTATAACCGGGCGGCGGAAAGATTCTTCCGGTACCCTGCCAAGCAGGTTTTAGGTCGTCGGCTCCAGGATATAATTCCCCAGATTTCTCCTGAAAAGCCTTTAAGAGAATTAAAATCCGAAGAAAATGTGGCTGAAGTGTACGCGGGTCGCCGTCTTTTAGTTAACCGCACCCTCCTAAAAGGCGAGGATAATCAACCTCAAGGAGTGATCATTACTTTTAATGAACTAGATACTCTAGAAAAAATAGAACGCCGTTTAAAAGCCTATCCTGGAGCTACTGGCTACGTGGCTAAGTATACTTTTGAAGACCTTCGAGGGGAGGACCCTGTATTTTTAGAATGTCTGGAAAAGGCCAAGCATTTTGCGAGTACCGATCTCCCTGTCCTGATTTTAGGGGCTACGGGGACGGGTAAAGAGCTTTTAGCCCATGCCATTCATAATGCATCACCTCGCCACAGCAAGCCTTTTATAGCTGTAAATTGCGCCGCTCTGCCTAAAGATCTACTAGAGAGCGAGCTTTTCGGTTATGAGGAGGGGGCCTTTACCGGAGCTCGCCGGGGTGGTCGGGCTGGATTGTTTGAGCAGGCTAAGGGCGGTAGTATTTTTTTAGACGAGATAGGGGATTTACCCTTTAACTTGCAGGCCAAACTCCTGCGAGTGTTAGAACAAAAAGAAGTCATGCGTCTGGGTGCTGAACGCGTTATACCTATAGATGTTAGAATAATTGCTGCCACCAGTAAAGATCTTAAAGAAGCGGTAGACCATGGTGAGTTTCGCCTCGACCTCTATTATCGCTTAAACGCCTTTACAGTAAGACTTCCTTCCCTTAAGGAACGACGAGGGGATATCCCCATACTTCTCTCTTATTTTCTCCAAAAACACGGCAGAGAATTTCATAATTTTTTTACCTCCGAAGCCTTACAGGCTTTGATGCACTATCCCTGGCCAGGTAATATACGTGAATTACGGAATACCATCGAGTATTTAGTAACTATCTCCTGCGGACGTCAAGTGAAGGTAGAAGATCTTCCCTTGGAGATTCGGGAATACTATCGAACTTTTACTCCTCCCCAGGAGGGCGATGTTAAGGGTGGGAAAGCTACTAAGTTCGATTTTTTAGCTGAAGTTTGGCAGTTATATCCCCAAATTAAGATTGATATAGCTCTTCTAGAAATATTAGCTGGATCTCCCGAGAAACCGTTAGGGCGTCAAGCCTTAGTAGCCGCGCTAAAAAATCAAGGTTGGGAAATCAGTGAAGATATTGTGCGTACCCGGCTTAAAGAATTAGCGAGCCAAAAACTAGTGATTATTGGGAAGACACGTCAAGGTACCAGGATCACTTGGAAAGGGAAGAGATGGCTGAGCCAGTTTCGGGAATTAGGGTAA
- a CDS encoding LysR family transcriptional regulator, which translates to MDDQLLTFITVVEKKSFSQAARELHLTQPAVTTQIQNLEKYYGVRLLHRDYKFVELTPAGRVLYEYAKQILALYEQAQAEMRKLGGLIRGRLNVGATYTIAEFILPHLVGLFKKEFPEIKITLYMGNKEEVCRYLAEGRCDVVLVAGDCQNRHIACEKFLTDSLVLVVPSHHPWVKRGVVFPSELYQEGFILREPGSSCRELWERALKKVGLDPSHLKVVMELNSHEAIKRCVELNFGVAVLSEWVVVKEVNLGLLGKVYVEGLSLVRNINLVYPKGKLSPLTQEFLKFCRRNKEELLKKLEQPWGSPRVVLSEETLPALA; encoded by the coding sequence TTGGATGATCAACTTTTAACTTTTATTACTGTAGTAGAGAAGAAGAGCTTTTCCCAGGCTGCCCGAGAGCTACATTTGACCCAACCAGCGGTTACCACTCAGATCCAGAATTTAGAGAAATATTATGGAGTCCGGCTTCTCCATCGTGATTATAAATTTGTGGAACTTACTCCAGCAGGACGAGTCCTTTACGAATATGCCAAGCAGATACTCGCCTTATATGAACAAGCCCAGGCTGAAATGCGGAAATTGGGAGGACTTATCCGTGGACGGTTGAATGTTGGGGCTACTTATACTATTGCTGAATTCATCCTACCTCATCTTGTGGGGCTGTTTAAAAAAGAATTTCCAGAGATAAAAATTACACTTTATATGGGAAATAAAGAAGAGGTATGCCGTTACCTTGCGGAAGGCCGTTGCGATGTTGTTTTGGTAGCAGGGGATTGTCAAAATAGACACATAGCTTGCGAGAAATTTCTTACGGATAGTTTAGTACTAGTAGTTCCTTCCCATCACCCTTGGGTCAAGCGAGGCGTAGTTTTTCCTTCCGAACTTTACCAGGAAGGATTTATTTTAAGGGAGCCAGGTTCTAGTTGCCGTGAACTTTGGGAAAGGGCTTTAAAGAAGGTGGGGTTAGATCCTAGTCACCTTAAAGTAGTTATGGAGTTAAACAGCCACGAGGCAATTAAAAGGTGCGTGGAATTAAACTTTGGGGTAGCCGTTCTTTCTGAATGGGTTGTTGTTAAAGAAGTTAACTTAGGGCTTCTCGGTAAGGTCTATGTGGAAGGACTGTCTTTAGTGCGAAACATTAACTTAGTTTACCCCAAGGGGAAGCTATCTCCTTTGACCCAAGAATTTTTGAAATTTTGCCGGCGGAATAAAGAAGAGTTATTAAAAAAACTGGAGCAACCTTGGGGCTCCCCAAGGGTGGTACTTTCTGAAGAAACTTTACCGGCTTTAGCATAG
- a CDS encoding TerC family protein, producing METGIGGLGAYLSAVLSIVIIDLALSGDNAAVIALAIRELPLHQRKKAAILGAGGAILLRVIFTIIATFLLMIPYLRAIGGVILLAITWKLIKQDEETGEEKISASTRFWRAVGTIIIADLSMAFDNVLAVAGAAHGHPGLVIFGLALSIPILVADSNWLASLMNRYPIIIYIAAAVLARTALEMIVHDNGLALVHYLGALVGILIPFIAGGIVILWGILEIKRRQRREGGVKESTRGIR from the coding sequence ATGGAGACCGGAATAGGAGGTTTGGGAGCGTATTTATCCGCTGTATTATCTATAGTAATTATCGATCTTGCTCTTTCAGGGGACAACGCTGCAGTTATCGCTTTAGCCATAAGGGAGCTTCCTTTACATCAAAGAAAAAAGGCAGCTATTCTTGGGGCAGGAGGAGCTATATTACTTCGTGTAATTTTTACAATTATTGCTACCTTTCTTTTGATGATACCTTATTTAAGAGCTATAGGCGGGGTAATATTACTTGCTATTACCTGGAAATTAATTAAACAAGACGAAGAAACAGGGGAAGAAAAAATAAGTGCAAGCACCCGCTTTTGGAGGGCGGTAGGCACTATAATTATAGCTGATCTTTCCATGGCTTTTGATAATGTTTTAGCCGTAGCAGGAGCTGCCCACGGCCATCCTGGATTAGTCATATTTGGATTGGCTCTAAGCATACCAATTTTGGTAGCGGATAGTAATTGGTTAGCTAGTTTGATGAACAGGTATCCTATTATTATTTACATAGCTGCTGCTGTATTAGCGCGGACGGCATTAGAAATGATCGTGCATGATAATGGATTGGCACTAGTTCATTATCTGGGGGCTTTAGTAGGTATACTTATACCGTTCATAGCGGGAGGAATAGTAATATTGTGGGGGATTTTGGAAATAAAAAGGCGTCAAAGGAGAGAAGGGGGTGTTAAGGAATCTACGAGAGGTATAAGATAG